The uncultured Mailhella sp. genome segment GTTTTGTCCCGAAACATCCGCACGGTCTTTTGACGGTGGCATCGTCCCCGACTTTTTCCTGTGCGGGCCTTAACCGAAGCGCCTGTCCGGCGCTTCCTTCCTTTTGAGGTTTACCCTAATGAAAAATGTCATGACGTTGATCTCCCTTCAGGTCAACAGGCTGACCAATGTTCTCATGAAGGTCAGTCTGTGGCTGGGCATCGCCCTCTGCATTATTATGGTCGTGGCCACGCTGGGGCAGGTTTTCTGCCGCGTTACGCATCTGTTCACCTTTGAAACCAGCGAGGAAATCGCCCGGTTCAGCATGTGCTGGATGGCCATGCTCGGCAGCGCCGCCGCCCTGCGTCAGGGCAGGCATCTCGGCGTCCGCATTCTCGTCGAACATCTGCCTTCCGGCGTGTACGACAAATATCTCGCCCCGATCATTCAGCTTGTCATGCTGGCGTTCTTCCTGCTCGTCACGGTCAAGGGCTGGGCCTTTGCCATGCGCGGCGCCATGCAGGTTTCTCCTGCGCTTCAGCTTCCCATGATCTATCCGTACCTCTGCCTGCCCGTGGGCGGCGCCCTCATGGCCCTTTCCATGATCGCCGACATGCTCCAGGATCGCTTCCCCACCAGCGCCGGCTCCAACGCCAGCATCGCAAGCACCGTTATGGAAGACATCTCCGAAGTCGCCGCCACCTGCGAAAATTCTCAGGAAGCCCCCGTCTTCGATCCCCTCTCTCAGAACCGCGACAGCAAGTAGGGATCTCGTCATGCTCATGCTCATTTTTCTCGTCTTTCTGGTCTCGCTGTTCCTCGGCGTGCCGGTCGCCCTCTGCCTCGCCTTCACCACGGTGGCGGGCCTCATGCTTCACGACACCTCCCTGCTCGTGGTCGTGCAGCGCATGTTCCAGGGCTTCAACTCCTTCTCCCTTCTCGCCGTGCCCTTCTTCGTGCTCGCCGGCGATCTCATGAACAAGTGCGGCATCACCCAGCGCCTCATCGACTTCTCCTACATGCTGGTCGGCCGCATTCCCGGCGGTCTCGCCCATTCCAACATCGCCGCCTCCATGTTCCTCGGCGGCATCAGCGGCTCCGCCGTCGCCGACGCCGCCGCCATCGGCTCCATCATGGTTCCCGGCATGATCAAGAACGGCTACAATCCCGGCTTCAGCGCCGCCGTCACCGCCGCCGCCTCCACCATGGGTCCCATCATTCCGCCCTCCATCCTCATGGTCATCATGGGCGTCACCACCGGCATGAGCATCGGCGGACTCTTCATGGCAGGCATCGTGCCCGGCCTCATGCTCGGCCTCGGCATGATGGCCTACAGCTACTTCGTCGCCATCCGCGAAAACTATCCCCGCGATCCCAATCCCCTCACCATCAAGCGCTTCTGCCGCGAATTCTGGAAGGCGCTCCCCGCCCTCATGGCCCCCACCATCATCATGGGCGGCATCATGTTCGGCATCTTCACCTCCACCGAAGCCGCCGCCGTCGCCGTGCTCTACGCCCTGCTGCTCGGCATCTGCCACCGCACCCTCCGCATGAAGGACCTCATCGAGGTGCTCGGCTCCAGCGTGCTCACCACCGCGGTGCTCCTGCTCATCATCGGCACCGCCAACGCCTTCGCCTGGCTCCTCGCCGCCGAACAGATTCCCAATCAGCTCGCCGCCCTCATTCAGTCCGTCACCAGCAACAAGCTCATCATCCTGCTTCTGCTCAACATCCTGCTGCTCTTCGTCGGCATGTTCATGGAAGGCGGCGCGGCCATCATCATTCTGGCCCCCACTCTCCTCAACGTGGCCACGCAGGTGGGCATCGAACCTTTGCACTTCGGCATGATCATGGTGCTCAACATGGCCGTCGGCCTGCTCACCCCGCCGCTCGGCGTATGTCTGTTCGTCATCTGCGGCGTCACAAAGCTCGACCTCTCCTACGTCATCCGCTCGGTGCTGCCGTTCATTGCCGTGGAACTCGCCGTGCTGCTGCTCGTCACCTACGTGCCCGCCTTCTGTCTCACCATCCCTCGCATGCTGGGATACCTGTAACCTCAAGCCTTTTCTGATCTCCCTCTGCCCGGGCCCGGGAATATTCCCGCGTCCGGGCGCGGGCGTTTTCTTTCGCCTTCAACGGGAAGCCTTACGCTTCCTCAACCGGTATCTGTCATGAACACGAAACTCAGTTCCCACGTCACGCCGCTGCGCTTCAGCGTCATCCGCAGCATGCTCGAAAAGGCTTCCGCCTATCACGACGTCATTTCCCTCAGCATCGGCGAGCCCGACTTCGACACCCCCGCCTTCGTGTGCGAGGCCGCCATGAAAGACGCCGAACACGGCTACACCCATTACGCCGCCTCCTCCGGCGACGCCGATCTGCGCGCCGCCCTGCTCGACGCCGAACGCGCCAAGTCCGGCCTGCCCTGGCAAGAGGAACATCTGCTCATCACCTCCGGCGCCATGCACGGCCTGCTCGCCGTGATGCGCACCCTGCTCGACGAAGGCGACGAAGTGCTCACCCCCGCGCCCTGCTTCTCCGACTATCAGGGCCACTGCGCCCTCGCGGGCGGCAGACTCGTGCCCGTGGCCACCAGCTTCGAGAACGGCTTCATTCCCACCCTCGACGACATGGAAGCCGCCCTCACTCCGAAAACGCGCGCCCTGCTCATCAACTCGCCCTGCAATCCTTCGGGCGTGGTCTTCGACGCCGCCACCCTCGACATGCTCGCCGATTTCGCCGTGCGCCACGATCTTGTGGTGATTTCCGACGAGGTGTACGACAGCATCGTGTTTCAGGGAAAGGCCGAAAGCATTGCCACGCGTCCGGGCATGTTCGAGCGCACGGTGGTGCTCAATTCCTTTTCCAAGGCCTTTGCCATGACCGGATGGCGCGTGGGCTACGCCCTCGGCCCCTCCTGGATCATGAAGGAAATGATTAAAGTGCTGAGCTACTCCGTGGCGAGCACCGGCACGCCGAATCAGCGCGCCGCCCTGGCCGCGCTCAAGGGCCCGCGCGCGCCCTTCGACGCCTTCCGCGACGCCTATCGCCGCCGCACGCATCTGGCCGCCGAACGCCTCAACGCCATGCCCGGCGTGCGCTGCCTCGAACCTGCCGGAACTTTTTATCTGTTCCCGCACATCGAGGCCGCGGAACAGGATTCCCTGGCCTTTGCCCTCGATCTGCTCGACAAGGAACAGGTCATCGTGGTGCCGGGCTTCCCCTTCGGGCCGGAAAAAACCGTGAAGGGCTGCGTGCGCCTCGCCTGCACCGTGGACGAAAACAGGCTCTCCGAAGCCATGGACCGCATCGAACGTTACCTGAAGACGCGCTAGCACAAGAGGAGAAAAGCTATGAGTCTGCCTTCCGGCATTGCCGGCGAGCTGAAAAATATTCTCGGTTCCGAGGGCTTTCTGGAAAGCGAAGAGGATCTGCGTTCCTTCGCCTACGATCTTTTCGCCAATCACAAGCCCGACGCCGTGGCCCTGCCCGCCTCGGTGGAAGAAGTTTCGGCCGTCATGCGGCTGTGCAATCAGCATCACGTGCCTGTGTATCCGCGCGGTTCCGGCACCAGTCTGGCCGGCTCTCCGGTGCCGGTCATGGGCGGGCTCGTGCTGTGCAGCTCGCGCATGAACAAGGTGCTTGAGGTGTCCGTCACCGATCGCCTCGCCCGCGTGCAGGCCGGCTGCGTCACCGCCGAGCTGCAGAAGGCCGCCGCCGAAAAGGGCCTCATGTATCCGCCGAACCCCACCTCCTGCCTCTATTCCACCATAGGCGGCAACGTGTCCACCAACGCGGGCGGCGCAAGCGGAGCCAAGTACGGCGTCACCCGCGACTACCTGCTCGGCCTCACCGTGGTGCTGCCCGGCGGCGAAATCGTGCGCATGGGCAACCGCTGTCAGAAGGACGTCACGGGCTTCGATCTGCCCCGCCTCATCTGCGGATCCGAAGGCCTGCTCGGCTTCATCGCCGAAGTCACGGTGAAGCTCATTCCGCTGCCCGAAAGCATCCGCACGGCGCTCGCCTATTTCGACGACGCTGCCGAAGCCGGTTCCGTGGTCACGGACATTGTGGGTCACCGCATTCTGCCCTGCACGCTCGAACTCATGGACGGCGTGTTCCTGAAAACCGTGGCCGAAGTGTACGGCGTGCCCTGCCCCGAAGGCGCGGGCGCGGCCCTGCTCATCGAGGTGGACGGCCCCGACATGGTGCTCGAAGGACAGATGAAGACCATCGAGAAGATCTGCGGCGACCATCACGCCATCGGCATGGAATTCGCGGCCACGGAAGAAGAACGCGACACCCTCTGGAAGGCGCGTCGCGGCGGCACGGCGGCGCTGGTGCGCCAGGCCGACCGCCTGGTCACGCTGGACTACGCCGTGCCCGTGTCGCTGCTGCCCAGGGCGCTCAAGCTCATGGAAAAGCTCGCGAACGAGCATCACTGCAACGTGGTGACCATCGCGCACGCGGCCGACGGCAATCTGCATCCCATGGTGCTCTACAGCCCGGGCGTGCCTGCGGAAGACGCCGCCTATCGCGCCTTCTGCGACGCCTCCACCCGCGCCGTGCTCGAACTCGGCGGCACCGTGAGCGGCGAACACGGCATCGGTCTGGAAAAGAAGCAGTACATGCCCATGCAGCTCGGCGACGAACAAATGCGCATCATGCGGGGCATCTGCCGCCTGTTCGATCCCTACGGCATCATGAATCCCGGCAAGCTGGAGCGATAGTCATGAACGGCCCCACCTGTGAATACTGCGGCCGCTGCCTGAGCGTGTGCCCCAGTTACAAGCATTATCTCGTGGAAACCTTCGGCCCGCGGGCGCGCATCGATCTGGCCCGCGCCGTGGCATCCGGCGAACTCAATCCCGGCGAACGCTACCACGAATCCATCAAGAGCTGCATGCAGTGCCTCTCCTGCACGGAAATCTGCGGCAAGGGCGTGGACGGCGCACAGATCATTCTCGACGCCCGCCTCGCCGAAGGCGACGGCAAGCTCACCATGAAGCGCCGCCTGGAAAAAATGGTGACCTGCGCGCTTCTGCCCCGGCGCGAGCTCACGCGCAAGGTGGTGCGCGCCTGTTCGTTCTTCCAGTGGCTGTTCCCGCTGGATCGGCGCGGCAGCATTCGCCATCTGCCCGACGCCCTGTGCGGCGCGGCGGGCAAGCGCAGCATGCCGAACCTCGCTTCCAAGTCGCTGTACGACCTTCTGCCCGAACGCATCATGCCGCCGGACAACGTCACGCAGATCGGCGAAGTGGCGCTGTTCACGGGCTGCTTCGGCGGCCTCGTGAACGTGGAAGCCTCGCTGCGCCTCGTGAACGCCCTCACCGCGCGCGGCTACACCGTGTTTCTGCCCCGCGCCCAGTCGTGCTGCGGCGCGCCCGCCCAGCTCAGCGGCTTCGGCGAAGCCTTTGAAAAGGCGCAGGCCCACAACGCGGAAGTGTTCGCCGCCTGCGGCTCCATGCCGGTGCTCACCCTGTGCGCCACCTGCCACCGCACCCTCTCGCGCGAATACACCCTGGCCGGAAAGGAACTCGCCGGCCGCATCGTGGACGCCGCCGTGTTCCTGCGCCGCCACGACGCCCGCTTCGGCTTCGATTCCCCCCTGCCGCCGCTGCCCGCCGCGGCCCTCCTGCGCCAGAAGGAACGCCCCGTGAGCGCCGGCGATCCGCTCGTCGTCGCCGTTCACGATCCCTGCCACTTCCGCCTCGACAATCAGGTGAAACACGCCATCCGTGAGGAACTCGCGTCCAGGCCCTGGATAAAGCTCGTGGAACTCCCCGACCCCGGCGCCTGCTGCGGCGGCGGAGGCATCTCCAGCCTCAAAAACCCAGACATCGCCGACGAACTCGGCGAGGCCAGAGCTAAAGCCGTCATCGAAAGCGGCGCCGACGTCGTCACCGCCCAGTGCCCCGGCTGCGTCCTCCAGCTCAACAACCACCTGAAACGCCTCAAGGCAACCGCCAGAGCCTGCCATACCCTCGAACTCATCGGGAAGTAATTGAATGGAAGGGGGACAGGCAAGAGCAACGGGGCGCTGCCCCGGATTGATTGGAAGGGAGACAGACCGGAGCCAACGGGGCGCTGCCCCGTACCCCGCCGGGGGAAATAATTCCCCCCGGTCCCCCCTGATTCCGCCTCCGGCTTCGCCGTTCGGCGGGTCGATTGGCCGGCCTGGCGTGGTTTCGGCTGCATCTTCAGTGCGGACGGTTGACCGGCTCCCGCCGCTCAACCGAAAGAGCTTGCACGACGGCGGCGGGTTTAACGCCGGAAGTGAATTCCGGCTACGCGCCTTCCGTCGGCCGGGCTCCTCAAGTCGCCCGGGGCCCCAGAGCGTTGAAAGAGAGCCGCTCGGCTACCACCGCTCAACCGTAAAAAAAGACAAGGAGTCGGGATGTTCTCCCGGCTCCTTTAACTATCTTGAAATCCTTCCTTATTCACATCGGTTCCGGCAAAAGCCGGAATCGATGTCGGCCACCGCAGGTGGGTCCGTGAGGACACACCTGCACTGCGTCCGCAGACAGAACAGAGGCTGCCAAGCACTCCCAAACCTCGCAGCCTGCCCCTGCCAGACATCGCTTCGGAACTCGCCCTGCCTTCCCGTCAACGCCTGCTGAAGCAGCGTTAGCTGCGAAGCAGAAACAGGGGGGGCGCGGGGGGAATTATTTCCCCCGCATGCCTTTCCTGTCTTTCCTGCCTTTTCTGCCTTTCCTCTCTTCTACTGTCGTTCGAGGACGAGCATGGTGAGCGGGGGGAGGTAGAGGGTAATGTCCTGCAGGTCGATGCCGGTAGAGGCGTCGCTGAAGTGTTCGGTGGGGGGCTTATGGGGGACGAGGTTGCCGCAGCCGCCGAAGCGGGGTTCATCGGAGGACATGAGTTCGACGTACTTGCCAGGTTCCACGCGGAAGCGGAAGTCCGGTTCCGGGCGGGTTTCGTGGAAGTTGAAGGCGAAGAGCAGTTTGCCGCGCGAGAAGGCGAGCAGGCGCTTGTCTTCATGGATGAAGCGAAATTCCGGGCCCTTTGCGAAGTCGCGGCGATGCTTGTCCACAATTTCCTTCATCTGCGCCTTGTCCCAGCGGGCGAGGGCCGCGTAGAACGACACCTGATCTTCGGCGAGCTGCCACTGACGGTGAGCGTGTTCCTGATCATCGAGCCACTCGGGGTGGCCGAATTCCGCACCCATGAAGTTCAGGTAGCCCGCGTCGGCGGACATGAGGGTGATGCCGCGCATGAGCCTGTAGAGAGCCACGCCGCGGGTTTCGTTCCATGTGGCGTTGAAGGGACTCATGCGGGTGTACATGGCATCGCCCACAAGACGCCAGATCATGGCGTCGTCGCCGTTGATGCACTGATCGTGACATTCCACGTAACTGATCGTTCGGTCGTAGGGGCGGTGATTGGTCATTTCATACCACAGCCTGCCCATCGCCGAAGGCGTTTTCACGTACTTGCCCCAGAAGTCCGGCAGGCCCATGGCAAAGCGGTAGTCGAAGCCGAGTCCGCCCTGATCCGGCGAACAGGTGAGTCCGGGCATGCCGCTGAACTCTTCCGCAATGGTCACGGCGGAAGGATTCAGCTTGTGAACCAGCTCGTTGGCAAGGCACAGGTACAGCTCGCCCGCCGCGTTGGTGCGCCTTTTGCCGTCCGGCCCGTAAAAGCAGCGCCCCACATGCTCAAAACTGTCGCCGATGCCGTGATCGGTGTAGAGCATGTTGCCTACCGCGTCGAACCTGAATCCGTCCACATGAAACTCTTCCATCCAGTAACGGCAGTTCGACAGCAGAAAACGCCGCGTCATGTCCTTGCTGAAGTCAAACGACGGCGTGCCCCACTGATTGGAGCGCTCATCGAAGAAATACGAACTGGTGTCGTAGCGGGCAATGCCCTGCTCCGTATTGGCGCAGGCGTGCGCGTGCGTGATGTCCAGAATGACAGAAAGCCCCAGATGATGCGCCTCATCCACCAGACGGCAGAACCCGTCCGGCGTGCCGTAGCGCGACGACGGCGCAAAATAACTGCTTACCTGATACCCGAAGGACTTGTACAGCGGATGCTCGGGAACCCCCATGAGCTGCACCGCCGTGTAGCCGTCGGACTTGATGCGCGGCAGCATGTCGCGGATAAAGTCGTCGTAACTGCCCACCGAGCCCGGCGTGTGCTTGCGCGCATCCTGCGACATGCCGATGTGCGCTTCGTAAATGCGCGGAAACTTCGGACGCACCGGCCTGTCGTAGCG includes the following:
- a CDS encoding TRAP transporter small permease, whose product is MTLISLQVNRLTNVLMKVSLWLGIALCIIMVVATLGQVFCRVTHLFTFETSEEIARFSMCWMAMLGSAAALRQGRHLGVRILVEHLPSGVYDKYLAPIIQLVMLAFFLLVTVKGWAFAMRGAMQVSPALQLPMIYPYLCLPVGGALMALSMIADMLQDRFPTSAGSNASIASTVMEDISEVAATCENSQEAPVFDPLSQNRDSK
- a CDS encoding TRAP transporter large permease, whose product is MLMLIFLVFLVSLFLGVPVALCLAFTTVAGLMLHDTSLLVVVQRMFQGFNSFSLLAVPFFVLAGDLMNKCGITQRLIDFSYMLVGRIPGGLAHSNIAASMFLGGISGSAVADAAAIGSIMVPGMIKNGYNPGFSAAVTAAASTMGPIIPPSILMVIMGVTTGMSIGGLFMAGIVPGLMLGLGMMAYSYFVAIRENYPRDPNPLTIKRFCREFWKALPALMAPTIIMGGIMFGIFTSTEAAAVAVLYALLLGICHRTLRMKDLIEVLGSSVLTTAVLLLIIGTANAFAWLLAAEQIPNQLAALIQSVTSNKLIILLLLNILLLFVGMFMEGGAAIIILAPTLLNVATQVGIEPLHFGMIMVLNMAVGLLTPPLGVCLFVICGVTKLDLSYVIRSVLPFIAVELAVLLLVTYVPAFCLTIPRMLGYL
- a CDS encoding pyridoxal phosphate-dependent aminotransferase, with the translated sequence MNTKLSSHVTPLRFSVIRSMLEKASAYHDVISLSIGEPDFDTPAFVCEAAMKDAEHGYTHYAASSGDADLRAALLDAERAKSGLPWQEEHLLITSGAMHGLLAVMRTLLDEGDEVLTPAPCFSDYQGHCALAGGRLVPVATSFENGFIPTLDDMEAALTPKTRALLINSPCNPSGVVFDAATLDMLADFAVRHDLVVISDEVYDSIVFQGKAESIATRPGMFERTVVLNSFSKAFAMTGWRVGYALGPSWIMKEMIKVLSYSVASTGTPNQRAALAALKGPRAPFDAFRDAYRRRTHLAAERLNAMPGVRCLEPAGTFYLFPHIEAAEQDSLAFALDLLDKEQVIVVPGFPFGPEKTVKGCVRLACTVDENRLSEAMDRIERYLKTR
- a CDS encoding FAD-linked oxidase C-terminal domain-containing protein — its product is MSLPSGIAGELKNILGSEGFLESEEDLRSFAYDLFANHKPDAVALPASVEEVSAVMRLCNQHHVPVYPRGSGTSLAGSPVPVMGGLVLCSSRMNKVLEVSVTDRLARVQAGCVTAELQKAAAEKGLMYPPNPTSCLYSTIGGNVSTNAGGASGAKYGVTRDYLLGLTVVLPGGEIVRMGNRCQKDVTGFDLPRLICGSEGLLGFIAEVTVKLIPLPESIRTALAYFDDAAEAGSVVTDIVGHRILPCTLELMDGVFLKTVAEVYGVPCPEGAGAALLIEVDGPDMVLEGQMKTIEKICGDHHAIGMEFAATEEERDTLWKARRGGTAALVRQADRLVTLDYAVPVSLLPRALKLMEKLANEHHCNVVTIAHAADGNLHPMVLYSPGVPAEDAAYRAFCDASTRAVLELGGTVSGEHGIGLEKKQYMPMQLGDEQMRIMRGICRLFDPYGIMNPGKLER
- a CDS encoding (Fe-S)-binding protein — translated: MNGPTCEYCGRCLSVCPSYKHYLVETFGPRARIDLARAVASGELNPGERYHESIKSCMQCLSCTEICGKGVDGAQIILDARLAEGDGKLTMKRRLEKMVTCALLPRRELTRKVVRACSFFQWLFPLDRRGSIRHLPDALCGAAGKRSMPNLASKSLYDLLPERIMPPDNVTQIGEVALFTGCFGGLVNVEASLRLVNALTARGYTVFLPRAQSCCGAPAQLSGFGEAFEKAQAHNAEVFAACGSMPVLTLCATCHRTLSREYTLAGKELAGRIVDAAVFLRRHDARFGFDSPLPPLPAAALLRQKERPVSAGDPLVVAVHDPCHFRLDNQVKHAIREELASRPWIKLVELPDPGACCGGGGISSLKNPDIADELGEARAKAVIESGADVVTAQCPGCVLQLNNHLKRLKATARACHTLELIGK
- a CDS encoding alpha-amylase family glycosyl hydrolase, with protein sequence MSPLNPLTDNELSGYRSFLKERTQRFQEEMARLRRGHGSLKLYADLHQRLGLHRGLDPEGRDCWRVAEYMPQATRVWLATSRTNFERRPEYELVNVGGGLWRMYLPKDALFHGDYYELHVEGTGESGVVRRVPAFACWVEQQKDNPDMWCARVWDPQTPYLFRYDRPVRPKFPRIYEAHIGMSQDARKHTPGSVGSYDDFIRDMLPRIKSDGYTAVQLMGVPEHPLYKSFGYQVSSYFAPSSRYGTPDGFCRLVDEAHHLGLSVILDITHAHACANTEQGIARYDTSSYFFDERSNQWGTPSFDFSKDMTRRFLLSNCRYWMEEFHVDGFRFDAVGNMLYTDHGIGDSFEHVGRCFYGPDGKRRTNAAGELYLCLANELVHKLNPSAVTIAEEFSGMPGLTCSPDQGGLGFDYRFAMGLPDFWGKYVKTPSAMGRLWYEMTNHRPYDRTISYVECHDQCINGDDAMIWRLVGDAMYTRMSPFNATWNETRGVALYRLMRGITLMSADAGYLNFMGAEFGHPEWLDDQEHAHRQWQLAEDQVSFYAALARWDKAQMKEIVDKHRRDFAKGPEFRFIHEDKRLLAFSRGKLLFAFNFHETRPEPDFRFRVEPGKYVELMSSDEPRFGGCGNLVPHKPPTEHFSDASTGIDLQDITLYLPPLTMLVLERQ